In Podospora pseudopauciseta strain CBS 411.78 chromosome 2 map unlocalized CBS411.78m_2, whole genome shotgun sequence, the genomic stretch gagcggtggtggcaCGTGGCCGCCAGTGTTGCTACGCTTGCGGCCGTGTACTCCACGCTCGCCATACCGTGtgatgggaggtggtgcagcCGTGTCTGTGGATTCCTCGCGCGTGTGGGATGGAATGGAATAGAGATCAGGCATCGGTGGCCGGTAGCCCCCGATGGCGGGGGGTGCGCTGTCCACCTCCAATGATGGGGGCTCGATGGGATCAGACTTGATCACCGGCGCTCCGGTCTTGGCCTTGGTAAGGCGAATCGAGTCTCTAATCGGTCGCCGTACTTTGGGCTTGGGCAACTCATACTGCTCCGGCGATGGCTTCGCTTGTGGCACGGGCAAACTCTCCGGGATGGCCTGGTTGGAGTGGGCAAGGAATGAAAGCGAGTTCAACCAGATGTAATGACGCTCGGCGCTGGAAGCCGTAAACTTGAGGGCGCGTTGCGGCGTCAGGATCAAGATAGACCTGTTGAATAGCGGACCAGCTCCCCTGGGAGGCGGATTGTCGTCCTTGACATCAATGACGGATTGAATCGTGACTGAAGAGGGGTTAGTATCGGTCCGGAACATTGTGTTGATTCGTGAAAACGTACGCTTGCGGCCAGATTTGCCCAGAAGAGCACCTCCCGTGGTCGGTTGCTTGCTGCTCCAGAGGATACAACGGTCATATGGCTGAAGCCAAACCCATCTCTTGTGACGATCATTGCTGGTGTCATCGCCACTCTTGACATCTGCCATCCCAAACGATTTGCGTCTCCGCACATACTTGTACATCCACTCACCCACCATCGTCTGAGCAATCGCTTCCACAACCGTAAATGCCTTCTCCTTCGGTTCTGCCTGCGAAGCGGCGGCCGTCTCCCCAGTGGTTGCCGTGTTGGACGAGGGCTGGGACCTGTGGGACCTATATTTGGCGTACGTATTGGACTCCTTGTGCCGGGGCGTAGTAATGTCATTTAATGGCAATGGGGGAAGATCCGGGCTCTCGGGGATATCGACCGACTCGTTGAAACGAGACGGTGAGCGAGATGGCCGACGCCTCTGCCCACGCGGAAGACCTGTGACTGAGCGCACCTTGCGAATGCTACCAGCGCGATAATGACTCCGGCTCGAGCCTCGTCTGTGCCAAGTATCCGACCCTCTACTCGGGCTTCGTCCTTCACTTGGAGCGCTACCGCTCAATGGCGGTTTCCTCGAGCTGGCGCGTGTGGGGATCGGGAATGGTGGCTCCTTGGTATCTGTCAGACTTGGGCTTCTAGCCCTCGAGTGCGAGTTGATGCCGCTCTGGATCAAGGCAGCTCTGCGCATAACACTGGCCTTGGTTCCAAACGCTGGGCGGGGTCCGCCACGGCGAGAGCCCGAGCTGTTGATCCCCGAGTCCCGGGTCTCGCGAGTCTGAGAGATGATGTTGGTCGAACCGTAGCCACCATAGCCATCAGGCTCATCAATCAGACGCGGCGAGTATCCGCTGCTCGCCTTGGGTGAGAAAGCAGACTCGGAGGTCTCAGAGCCTCGCTTGCCCATCCTGCTCGAGCTGTCTATGGTCCTAGGAGCCGAGGGCGCAGATAATGCTGTCCTGTACTCCGAGTCGCTGACGTCGAGATCCATAAACTCGTCACCCTCATCCGTGCTGTTGCCATCAAAGCCGGCAAACAGGCTGCTGATTCTATGCGGCCTCCTGATTGCGGCAGATCGGCTTGATACTGGTCCATTGTCATTGTTGCCAGGATAAACATCTCTAGCTTCTTCTGACACAGGGGAAGAAACAACAGGCGGCGACGATGGAATATCAACGATGCTTCGCTTGCTGGTCAACCGGCGGGGGTTGCGAGGTGGTGGCACATCTCCAGGAACTGGAGTGAATTTCCGGAAGTCATCGGTGGGTAAATCTGGTGTGGGTAAAGCTGGCGAGACTGGCCTTGACGTGATCGCTGACGGGTGCAGGTGTGGAGGCAACTTGGCCAAACGCTTGTCCACACGGATTTCCTCTGTCTGCATAGAAGATGATGCTGTAGGTGGGCTAGAGATCAAGGACACTTGGCAGCCAAAGTCTTTGGTCAACTGCGGCAAGAGAGGCTGTCTAGGTGTGCTGGGACGGCTTGAAGGAGGAATGATGCTAATGCTGGGAATCGACAGAACTGGAAACTGGAGCGGTGGGGCAATGTCCTCTGTCTGGGTAGATGAAGAGACCATGGCAGGAATTTGAGGCTTTGGCGTTGGGGGCAAATCTTGGAAAGGCGTCCTGGGCGTCTTTGGTGGACTCAGGGGCTGTTCCAGTGTTTGAGAGGATCCATTGACCATCAAATTGCTGGTCGATGTCTTGATGGCAAGCGGCTGGCCAATTTGCACCCGCTTCTTCCTCTGGTTTGCTTCAATTTCGAGATCAGCACGGGGCGGGCTGTTCATGTTGTACAATCTTTCATATCTCTGCATGAAGGGTGAGGGCtcgggtgttgttggtttcACTGCAGTGATTGTTGGTGACGGCGGAGGCGATGGCTGAACACCAGTGTCGACGTACACAGCCTTTGGGGCTACTGACTCAGTCTCGTCATCCTCTTGAATGGTGCCGCCCTCCAGCCTCTCTAGAGCCGTAGCGCTAAAAGCAAGCCTTGATCGATGCACGCTTCCGGATCTCATCAAGCTATCATTGCTCTGTCCTCTCCTGTGCGTCTTAGACATGATGCTGTCCCGGCTCATGTTGCGTAAATGTGTGCGATGAGGCCCATTAGACAGCACACTCTCCCGACCACCATAATTGCTCTCCTCGTCAAATCCGTCCAGCTCGTCGGCCAGAGAGTTCATCCCGTTCGTCTTGGGGGAAGCTAAGAGCGAAAAcctggtgttgctggtcaAACTCATGGTTCGGACACTGGCGGCATCATTCTCCCTGCCGCTCTCCTCGCCTTCGCTCTCGTGATAGTTGAGTATCCCATTCTCTCCAGCGACTTGGACGGCTTGGAATGCTGTGACTTCATCAATCACCGCCTTCAGTCGACTTTCCGCAACGTGAATCTTCCGCTCcagctttcttttctcctcctcccactcgtccttttccttttcccatTGTCGATGTACCCGTTCCGAATCTTCCTCTTGGTTCCTCAGCTTCTTCTGGGTGATGTCGAGTCGTTTTTTGGTCTCGGCAGCTGAGTCGACAGCCTCGTCACGTTCTCGAGCCAACTCACCAAGTGCCGAGGACGTTCCACCTTCCAGCAAGACCAACTGACGTTTTAATGACCGGCTCTCCTTGTCTGTAGATACCACCCTGGCCTGAAGAGACTCGGATTCCCCTCGAACGGCATCCAATGAAGATTCCAGGCTTTCAATGAGCTTCAACTTGTCCTCCTGATCTCTTCTTAGGGACAGAATCTCCGATACCAGATTGGCATGCAACGTTGGCGTAAAACGTTTGCTGTCAATACTGACCGGCTCATCAGAGCAAAACTCTCTCGCAGACATCATCGACGCCCTATCCATCCTCTCACCATTGAGCGGCGCTGGTGATCGACTCTTTCCATTCTTCCCCGGGGGGGTCACCGAGCGTTTTGACTTGCGTGAGCCTCGTGATACGTTTCGCGAAGGGACTCGGTAAGGTGTGTCTGCAGGTGTCGGCAAGGACGCAACCGGTACG encodes the following:
- a CDS encoding uncharacterized protein (COG:S; EggNog:ENOG503P0BM), which codes for MVGAWETEDESTVPVASLPTPADTPYRVPSRNVSRGSRKSKRSVTPPGKNGKSRSPAPLNGERMDRASMMSAREFCSDEPVSIDSKRFTPTLHANLVSEILSLRRDQEDKLKLIESLESSLDAVRGESESLQARVVSTDKESRSLKRQLVLLEGGTSSALGELARERDEAVDSAAETKKRLDITQKKLRNQEEDSERVHRQWEKEKDEWEEEKRKLERKIHVAESRLKAVIDEVTAFQAVQVAGENGILNYHESEGEESGRENDAASVRTMSLTSNTRFSLLASPKTNGMNSLADELDGFDEESNYGGRESVLSNGPHRTHLRNMSRDSIMSKTHRRGQSNDSLMRSGSVHRSRLAFSATALERLEGGTIQEDDETESVAPKAVYVDTGVQPSPPPSPTITAVKPTTPEPSPFMQRYERLYNMNSPPRADLEIEANQRKKRVQIGQPLAIKTSTSNLMVNGSSQTLEQPLSPPKTPRTPFQDLPPTPKPQIPAMVSSSTQTEDIAPPLQFPVLSIPSISIIPPSSRPSTPRQPLLPQLTKDFGCQVSLISSPPTASSSMQTEEIRVDKRLAKLPPHLHPSAITSRPVSPALPTPDLPTDDFRKFTPVPGDVPPPRNPRRLTSKRSIVDIPSSPPVVSSPVSEEARDVYPGNNDNGPVSSRSAAIRRPHRISSLFAGFDGNSTDEGDEFMDLDVSDSEYRTALSAPSAPRTIDSSSRMGKRGSETSESAFSPKASSGYSPRLIDEPDGYGGYGSTNIISQTRETRDSGINSSGSRRGGPRPAFGTKASVMRRAALIQSGINSHSRARSPSLTDTKEPPFPIPTRASSRKPPLSGSAPSEGRSPSRGSDTWHRRGSSRSHYRAGSIRKVRSVTGLPRGQRRRPSRSPSRFNESVDIPESPDLPPLPLNDITTPRHKESNTYAKYRSHRSQPSSNTATTGETAAASQAEPKEKAFTVVEAIAQTMVGEWMYKYVRRRKSFGMADVKSGDDTSNDRHKRWVWLQPYDRCILWSSKQPTTGGALLGKSGRKLTIQSVIDVKDDNPPPRGAGPLFNRSILILTPQRALKFTASSAERHYIWLNSLSFLAHSNQAIPESLPVPQAKPSPEQYELPKPKVRRPIRDSIRLTKAKTGAPVIKSDPIEPPSLEVDSAPPAIGGYRPPMPDLYSIPSHTREESTDTAAPPPITRYGERGVHGRKRSNTGGHVPPPLSFRGFSGGFSTPLGGGGHHASSNSTAGNSIAGSSDVYSNAAASAITGASSAITWGTGSVRTSEASNRPNGPNFFDAIGTVRMEAFISPLAFSRFSDTPYEDAHERDDDCRHAARRRSKESRRQASRSRQRDSYHSRGTRATTENEVDEWYTTDDPFKGF